Part of the Schaalia odontolytica genome is shown below.
CGACAACCAGATCGGACCCCTGCGCTCCGCCGCCCTGCCCATGAGCTTCAACCGCAAGCCCCACTACACCCAGGGCCTTGTCCTCGTCGGAGATGCCGGCGGCATGGTCTCCCCCTACAACGGAGAAGGCATTGCCCCCGCCATGAAGGCGGGACGCTACGCCGCCTCGTGCATCGCCCAAGCCCTGCGCCGCGCACATCGCGCCGGCATCGACCGGGCCATGAGCGAATACCCCCACATGCTCCGCGACGAATACGGGGGCTACTACCAGCTCGGCCGGATCTTCGTCGCGCTCATCGAAAACCCGACAATCATGCGCACCTGCACGAACGTCGGACTGCCCATGCCGCGCCTCATGACGCTCGTCCACAAGCTCCTCTCGGACGGGTACGAGAGGAGCGGCGGCGATTTCGACGACCAACTCATCACAACGCTGACCAAGGTGGTGCGCCCCGCATGAGCACCGCCAACCACAACCGGGAGGAACGATGACGAATCCCTACGTGCCGCTGCTCATCATGTCGGCAGCCGCCCTCGTGCTGGCATTCGGAGGCCTGGGTGCCTCCGCGATCCTGGGCCCCACCAAGAAGTCCAAGACCAAGGCCGACAACTACGAGTGCGGGATCCAACCCACCAGCGCCCACCTCACCGACGGCCGTTTCCCGGTGCGCTACTACCTGGTCGCCATGACCTTCATCATCTTCGACATCGAAGTTGTCTTCATGTACCCGTGGGCCGTCAGCTTCAACCAGCTCGGCCTCTTCGGCCTGATCGTCATGATGA
Proteins encoded:
- a CDS encoding NADH-quinone oxidoreductase subunit A, producing MTNPYVPLLIMSAAALVLAFGGLGASAILGPTKKSKTKADNYECGIQPTSAHLTDGRFPVRYYLVAMTFIIFDIEVVFMYPWAVSFNQLGLFGLIVMMSFLVTLCVPYAYEWRRGGLDY